The nucleotide sequence ACATCACATTCGCTGCAAATTGCCATTCACCAGGATTAGAACTCGCCGACGATTTCGTTGCCCGAAATGGTGGATGTCGCGTAGTAGACATTCCACGAGATGTTTTGACTGATGAAGCGAACGGAGCCGTCTGCCATCAGAGCATGGATTCCACCGGTGTGGTAACTCGAGGTCCCCGGCCATTCCGTATTGGGACCGTACTGAGCGATGAAGGAGGGAGCGTACAAGTAAGGAGCAGGCCTCCACCAGCTACCACTGTTCGACGATCCATCCGGGAAGGGGAAGGGAATTGCGGTGTTATAGTCTTTTCCACCCTCGTTCATTTCGGTCGTAAATTGTCCACCGATGAATGCCGCGCGGAAAACACCGTTATTCGCAATTCGGCGGCGTCCAGTCCCCGAGGTGGACGGAGGGCCAGCTTCAAATCCACCGCGATCTGTTTCTGCAACAGCGATGGTGTTCGATGTCCCATCGACGATATCACTGATTTTCACGCTCTGCAGTGGATTGAACACGCCGCCATAGAAGCTATTAACCGTGTCCGTTGCTGGCGGACGACTCCACCAGTCGAACCCGTTACAGGCAGCGTAGTCCGTGGTT is from Schlesneria sp. DSM 10557 and encodes:
- a CDS encoding DUF1559 domain-containing protein; translated protein: MRRKTVLRRLRFASGFTLIELLVVIAIIAVLIALLLPAVQQAREAARRTQCRNNLKQIGLALHNYHDTALRFPQSVIWGYRVPGTTTMLPYHHTWMTGILPYIDQAPLYNQVNFMLPAISGGVNQPHLAIQLPAFVCPSDAASISPVGGTHGFATTDYAACNGFDWWSRPPATDTVNSFYGGVFNPLQSVKISDIVDGTSNTIAVAETDRGGFEAGPPSTSGTGRRRIANNGVFRAAFIGGQFTTEMNEGGKDYNTAIPFPFPDGSSNSGSWWRPAPYLYAPSFIAQYGPNTEWPGTSSYHTGGIHALMADGSVRFISQNISWNVYYATSTISGNEIVGEF